The Bacteroidota bacterium genome contains a region encoding:
- a CDS encoding HAD-IIIA family hydrolase, with the protein MSVNFKQVLNTITTFIFDVDGVLTDGSVTLMPNGEQVRKMNIKDGYALQLAVKKGYEVLIISGGKSEAVRLRLQGLGISNIHLGIQNKLEIFDELILTNKLSPEQIMYMGDDIPDYEVMCKVGAAVCPADAAPEIQSICNYISQRRGGEGCVRDVIEQTMRVQGKWFDTEGFIW; encoded by the coding sequence ATGTCTGTTAATTTTAAACAAGTATTAAACACAATCACAACTTTTATATTTGATGTGGATGGTGTGCTTACCGATGGTAGTGTTACGCTCATGCCCAATGGAGAACAAGTGCGTAAGATGAATATCAAAGATGGTTACGCGCTTCAGTTGGCGGTAAAAAAGGGCTATGAAGTGCTTATTATTTCGGGTGGAAAAAGTGAAGCAGTGCGCCTTCGATTGCAAGGTTTGGGCATAAGCAATATTCATTTGGGAATTCAAAATAAGCTCGAAATCTTTGACGAACTTATTCTAACCAATAAGCTAAGCCCTGAACAAATTATGTATATGGGTGATGATATTCCCGATTACGAAGTGATGTGTAAAGTTGGTGCCGCGGTATGCCCTGCTGATGCTGCTCCCGAAATTCAAAGTATCTGTAATTACATTTCTCAACGAAGAGGGGGGGAGGGCTGTGTGCGTGATGTCATTGAGCAAACCATGCGTGTACAAGGTAAATGGTTTGATACAGAAGGGTTTATTTGGTAA